A genome region from Thermodesulfobacteriota bacterium includes the following:
- a CDS encoding AAA family ATPase has translation MYQSLFGLTRRPFALTADPFFLYASPDHDEALAHLTYGLQDNAGLMLLTGAPGCGKTTIVRALCGQLDDRRALVLLESPNLSPAELIAAIVADLGGPVADSKAANLRALDQAVADLNRQGRPVLLVVDEAQSLPADSLDELRMLGSRQQGDRFLIQILLAGQPALREALGQPELASLRQRIGVACHLAALPPHEVAAYILHRLHLAGAAEPAAVFTPAALELVSRQSQGIPRLVSALCDAALLAAFGDGCRQVDGPLMHKVIALHAASSWDAGGAAPAEAAEAPGTKPGAVPDAGVEARWRHEESPLPAAVPPPPQAPVPAAAPEATGYQPAFVHVPMQPKAGA, from the coding sequence ATGTACCAGAGCCTTTTCGGCCTCACCCGGCGTCCCTTTGCCCTCACCGCCGATCCCTTCTTCCTCTACGCCAGCCCGGACCACGACGAGGCCCTGGCCCACCTGACCTACGGACTTCAGGACAATGCCGGCCTCATGCTGCTCACCGGTGCCCCGGGCTGCGGCAAGACCACCATCGTCCGGGCTCTTTGCGGCCAGTTGGACGACCGCCGGGCCCTGGTGCTCCTGGAGAGCCCCAACCTGAGCCCGGCCGAGCTGATCGCCGCCATCGTGGCCGACCTGGGTGGCCCGGTGGCGGACAGCAAGGCCGCCAACCTGCGGGCCCTGGACCAGGCGGTGGCGGATCTGAACCGGCAAGGCCGCCCGGTGCTCCTGGTGGTGGACGAGGCCCAGAGCCTGCCGGCGGACAGCCTCGACGAGCTGCGGATGCTCGGGAGCCGCCAGCAGGGGGACCGGTTCCTCATCCAGATCCTCCTGGCCGGCCAGCCGGCCCTGCGGGAGGCACTGGGCCAGCCGGAGCTTGCCTCCCTGCGGCAGCGGATCGGCGTCGCCTGCCACTTGGCCGCCCTGCCGCCCCATGAGGTGGCCGCCTACATCCTCCATCGCCTGCACCTGGCCGGCGCCGCCGAGCCGGCAGCCGTCTTCACGCCCGCCGCGCTGGAGCTGGTGAGCCGGCAGAGCCAAGGCATCCCGCGGCTGGTGAGCGCCTTGTGCGACGCCGCCCTCCTGGCCGCCTTCGGCGACGGCTGCCGGCAGGTGGACGGCCCGCTCATGCACAAGGTGATCGCCCTCCATGCCGCCAGCAGCTGGGACGCCGGCGGAGCGGCACCGGCGGAGGCGGCCGAGGCGCCTGGCACCAAGCCCGGGGCGGTGCCGGACGCCGGCGTCGAGGCCCGCTGGCGGCATGAGGAAAGCCCCTTGCCGGCGGCCGTTCCGCCGCCGCCCCAGGCGCCGGTCCCGGCCGCTGCCCCCGAGGCGACCGGCTACCAGCCGGCCTTTGTCCATGTCCCCATGCAGCCGAAGGCCGGCGC
- a CDS encoding exopolysaccharide biosynthesis protein, with translation MYNVKEILRRAGMEPNPLAVAGRPAPVAAERHACRAAPVPVYTRTRVQPVAAATLAGNRIFAVDPGHRMADEIRLLRTQVLQRLRAGRLSTLLVTGFGHGHGASTVAANLAVSISLDARQTTLLVGLDFRRPTLERLFALPPPVVGLVAHFEDRVSLEEVFVNPGIDKLTLLPAGGLLPQAPEVLGSPRMEALVRELKERYPDRVIVFDAPSLSGCPDTLICSDYVDAILLVARAGRTSQGQVREAVKILPRGKVLGTVLNAAPTNGRDNGKPAR, from the coding sequence ATGTACAACGTCAAGGAGATTCTCCGCCGGGCCGGCATGGAGCCGAATCCGCTTGCCGTGGCCGGGCGACCGGCCCCGGTGGCGGCCGAGCGCCACGCCTGCCGGGCGGCCCCGGTGCCGGTCTACACCCGCACCCGGGTGCAGCCGGTGGCTGCCGCCACCCTGGCCGGCAACCGGATCTTCGCCGTCGATCCCGGCCACCGCATGGCGGACGAGATCAGGCTGCTGCGCACCCAGGTGCTGCAGCGGCTGCGGGCTGGCCGGCTCAGCACCCTGCTCGTCACCGGCTTCGGCCATGGCCACGGCGCCAGCACCGTTGCCGCCAACCTGGCGGTGAGCATCTCCCTGGACGCCCGGCAAACCACCCTTTTGGTGGGGCTGGACTTCCGGCGGCCGACCCTGGAGCGGCTCTTCGCCCTGCCGCCACCGGTGGTGGGTCTGGTGGCCCATTTCGAGGACCGGGTGAGTCTGGAGGAGGTGTTCGTCAACCCCGGCATCGACAAGCTGACCCTCCTGCCCGCCGGCGGTCTGCTGCCCCAGGCGCCGGAGGTGCTGGGCTCGCCCCGCATGGAGGCCCTGGTGCGGGAGCTGAAAGAGCGCTATCCGGACCGGGTGATCGTTTTCGACGCCCCCAGCCTGTCCGGCTGTCCGGACACCCTCATCTGCTCCGACTACGTGGACGCCATCCTCCTGGTGGCCCGCGCCGGCCGCACCAGCCAGGGACAGGTCCGGGAGGCCGTGAAGATTCTGCCCCGGGGCAAGGTGCTGGGCACGGTCCTGAACGCCGCCCCAACCAACGGCCGGGACAACGGAAAGCCAGCCCGGTAA